The Solenopsis invicta isolate M01_SB chromosome 12, UNIL_Sinv_3.0, whole genome shotgun sequence genome window below encodes:
- the LOC105198357 gene encoding uncharacterized protein LOC105198357, with protein sequence MIRPIILYHSLNKVLLLAVGIWPYHQSKFTQFQFVFFSATLSASIIVQLIPLIKFECTSDLVVKVMSSVSFCIVLIIKYILFHFNIEAVKNLFTNLQHVLNDLKNENEIAILEKYNFIAKCYTFVLTALGVGVLFSCIIAQFWSDISNIILSLNTSQSRHILIPSEYFIDQEKYFYWIVLHISSTFCIGTIIMVGIGTILVTYIQHTCGIFRIASYRIEHAVNINILQNTLKNKILMMESIIQAINIHRQAIKLSKRLVSTFDIMFFCFTGCLIACLALNLFQLLQVASSKNIIDLFLPFTYATTSFLYIFISNYIGQNVTDHNNHLFVTAYNIQWYRTPLHIQKMILFLLQSGTKKFTLKVGGMIHGSIENFAMVIKTSISYFTVIYSTR encoded by the exons ATGATACGTCCGATAATTCTGTATCACAGTCTCAATAAAGTTCTGTTGCTTGCTGTCGGTATATGGCCGTATCATCAATCTAAATTTACTCAATTTCAGTTTGTTTTTTTCTCTGCTACTTTATCGGCAAGTATTATAGttcag CTGAtaccattaataaaatttgaatgtaCTTCAGACCTTGTTGTTAAGGTGATGTCTTCCGTATCTTTCTGTATagtattgataataaaatatattttattccattttaacATTGAAGCT GTAAAGAATTTATTCACGAATCTTCAACATGTACTGAACGATTTAAAGAATGAAAACGAAATtgctattttagaaaaatataattttatcgcgAAATGTTATACATTTGTGCTTACAG CATTAGGAGTTGGCGTACTGTTTAGTTGTATTATAGCTCAATTTTGGTCAGacataagtaatattattttatcgttaaaCACGTCTCAATCACGTCATATACTCATCCCGTCGGAGTACTTTATTGATcaagaaaagtatttttattggaTTGTATTGCATATTTCATCAACATTTTGTATCGGGACAATTATAATGGTGGGAATAGGCACAATACTCGTTACGTATATTCAACATACATGTGGAATATTTAGAATTGCTAg cTATCGTATCGAGCATGCAGTCAACATTAATATTCTACAAAATacgctaaaaaataaaattttgatgatgGAGAGCATAATTCAGGCTATCAACATTCATCGGCAAGCTATAAA acTGTCTAAGCGATTAGTGTCCACATTCGacataatgtttttttgtttcacgGGATGTCTAATAGCTTGCTTAGCTCTCAACCTATTTCAA CTTCTCCAAGTAGCGTCATCTAAAAACATTATCGATCTTTTCCTGCCATTTACATATGCAACAACAAGTTTTTTATACATCTTTATATCCAATTATATTGGACAGAATGTAACGGATCAcaataatcatttatttgttactGC GTATAATATTCAATGGTATAGGACCCCtttacatatacaaaaaatgatactatttttattgcaaagtggaactaaaaaatttactttaaaagttgGTGGAATGATTCATGGATCTATAGAAAATTTTGCCATg GTGATAAAGACATCGATATCTTATTTTACTGTCATATATTCTACACGGTGA
- the LOC105198356 gene encoding uncharacterized protein LOC105198356 has product MNVSKPHHLLMTEYFIEEKYFYVIMLYMYTSFCISIIIMVATGTIMLTILYHVCGMFKIASYRIENININILQNVTLKSKTLMTEGVIYAVDIHRQAIKFVSASTTLPQPVSKLSGNNINKFCLPFLYATISIIYIFLANYIGQNIFDDNIHVFVTAYNIQWYKAPLHIQKMILFLLRRGTKKFTLNVGGLLDGTIENFAALTKASISYFTVIYSTR; this is encoded by the exons ATGAATGTGTCCAAACCACATCATTTACTCATGACAGAATACTTTATTGAAGAAAAGTATTTCTATGTGATTATGTTGTATATGTACACGTCATTTTGTATCTCAATAATTATAATGGTAGCCACAGGTACAATAATGCTCACAATCCTTTATCATGTCTGTGGAATGTTTAAAATTGCTAG ctATCGTATCGAAAATatcaacattaatattttacaaaatgttacgTTAAAAAGTAAGACTTTGATGACTGAAGGCGTAATTTATGCCGTTGACATTCATCGGCAAGCTATAAAGTTTGTATCTGCATCAACAACACTT CCTCAACCTGTTTCAA AATTATCTGGCAATAATATCAACAAATTTTGTCTGCCATTTCTATATGCAACTATAAGcatcatatacatatttctGGCCAATTATATTGGGCAGAATATATTCGACGATAATATTCACGTATTCGTTACGGC ataCAACATTCAATGGTATAAAGCTCCTTTGCATATACAAAAAATGATACTATTCCTGTTGCGTAGAGGAACTAAGAAATTTACTCTAAACGTCGGTGGACTACTTGATGGAACAATAGAAAATTTCGCTGcg CTGACAAAGGCTTCGATATCTTATTTTACAGTAATATATTCTACGCGATAA